A genomic region of Bosea sp. 124 contains the following coding sequences:
- a CDS encoding GlxA family transcriptional regulator: MTLRDKSLPAGDKDGEGRPAHVGFLLIPDFALLAYASAVEPLRAANRLSGRDLYHWSHVSIDGGPATASNGVSIRADHAVGTETRLDYVIVCAGGNPAIFQHPQTFAWLRHLARHRVRLGGVSGGPYILARANVLDGYRFTIHWEHAPAFLEDYPDLDLRRSLYEIDRDRLTSSGGTAPLDMMHAVIAREHGSELALAVSEWFLQTHVREGAGPQRMPLRERLGISHAPLLRVVGRMEQSLENPISREELARTANVSLRQLERLFRHHLGRSLGEHYLGLRLDRARDLLRQTSLSVLETALACGFASASHFSRGYRRRFGHPPRAEREKPVR; this comes from the coding sequence ATGACCTTGCGCGACAAGAGCTTGCCTGCTGGCGACAAGGATGGCGAAGGAAGGCCGGCCCATGTCGGCTTCCTGCTGATTCCTGACTTCGCGCTCCTGGCCTATGCCTCCGCGGTCGAGCCGCTGCGCGCCGCCAACCGGCTCTCCGGCCGCGATCTCTATCACTGGAGCCATGTCTCGATCGACGGTGGGCCGGCGACCGCCTCGAACGGGGTCAGCATCCGCGCCGATCACGCGGTCGGGACCGAGACCCGCCTCGACTACGTCATCGTCTGCGCGGGCGGCAATCCGGCGATCTTCCAGCATCCCCAGACCTTCGCCTGGCTCAGGCATCTGGCGCGGCACCGGGTCAGGCTCGGCGGCGTCTCCGGCGGGCCCTATATCCTCGCGCGGGCCAATGTGCTCGACGGTTACCGCTTCACGATCCACTGGGAGCATGCGCCGGCTTTCCTGGAGGATTATCCGGATCTCGACCTGCGGCGCTCGCTCTACGAGATCGACCGGGACCGCCTGACCTCGAGCGGCGGCACGGCGCCGCTCGACATGATGCATGCGGTCATCGCCCGCGAGCACGGCAGCGAACTCGCCCTCGCGGTCAGCGAATGGTTCCTGCAGACCCACGTCCGCGAGGGGGCGGGGCCGCAGCGCATGCCGCTGCGCGAACGGCTGGGCATCAGCCATGCGCCCCTGCTGCGCGTCGTCGGCCGCATGGAGCAGAGCCTGGAGAACCCGATCTCGCGCGAGGAGCTGGCGCGCACGGCCAATGTCTCGCTGCGCCAGCTGGAGCGCCTGTTCCGTCACCATCTCGGCCGCTCGCTCGGCGAACACTATCTCGGCTTGCGGCTCGACAGGGCCCGCGACCTGCTGCGCCAGACCTCGCTTTCGGTGCTGGAGACCGCGCTTGCCTGCGGCTTTGCCAGCGCCAGCCATTTCTCGCGCGGCTATCGCCGCCGCTTCGGGCATCCTCCCCGCGCCGAACGCGAGAAACCCGTGCGCTGA
- the iolG gene encoding inositol 2-dehydrogenase encodes MTTGQTRMRVGLLGAGRIGRIHGLNVVARADAQLVAVADAMQDAAASLAAASGAKATSPEAILSDTSIDAVLICTPTDTHADLIEAAVSAGKAVFCEKPVDLDAARIRRCLETVEKSGKPLMIGFNRRFDPNFAALESRLRAGEAGAIEIVSVISRDPSPPPVDYVKRSGGLFRDMMIHDFDMARFLLAEEPVEVFALGSALVDPAIGQAGDVDTAAVLMKTASGKIAQISNSRRATYGYDQRIEVHGSRGMLRAGNIHETTVESATGQGFRADPVQNFFLERYAAAYRAELDAFFTACKGGKAPAPSGLDGLRAQILADAATESARTGKPVAVSLTEA; translated from the coding sequence ATGACGACGGGACAGACGAGAATGCGGGTGGGATTGCTGGGGGCGGGGCGGATCGGCCGCATTCATGGGCTGAACGTCGTGGCGCGCGCCGATGCGCAACTCGTCGCGGTCGCCGATGCGATGCAGGACGCCGCCGCCTCGCTCGCTGCGGCCAGCGGCGCGAAGGCGACGAGCCCCGAGGCCATCCTGTCGGATACCAGCATCGATGCCGTGCTGATCTGCACGCCGACAGACACCCATGCCGATCTGATCGAGGCCGCGGTTTCGGCCGGCAAGGCCGTCTTCTGCGAAAAGCCGGTCGATCTCGACGCGGCCCGCATTCGCCGCTGCCTTGAGACGGTGGAAAAGTCCGGTAAGCCGCTGATGATCGGCTTCAATCGCCGCTTCGATCCGAATTTCGCGGCGCTCGAAAGCCGGCTGCGCGCCGGTGAGGCCGGGGCCATCGAGATCGTCAGCGTGATCTCGCGCGATCCGTCGCCGCCGCCGGTCGACTATGTGAAACGCTCCGGCGGGCTCTTCCGCGACATGATGATCCACGACTTCGACATGGCCCGCTTCCTCCTCGCCGAGGAGCCGGTCGAGGTCTTCGCGCTCGGCTCGGCCCTGGTCGATCCCGCGATCGGGCAGGCCGGCGACGTCGACACCGCCGCCGTGTTGATGAAGACGGCCTCGGGCAAGATCGCGCAGATCTCCAATTCCCGCCGCGCCACCTATGGCTACGACCAGCGCATCGAGGTTCACGGCTCCAGGGGCATGCTGCGCGCCGGCAATATCCACGAGACCACGGTCGAGAGTGCGACAGGGCAGGGCTTCCGGGCCGATCCCGTGCAGAACTTCTTCCTCGAACGCTACGCCGCTGCCTATCGTGCCGAACTCGACGCCTTCTTCACCGCCTGCAAGGGCGGCAAGGCGCCGGCACCGTCGGGCCTTGACGGGCTCAGGGCGCAAATCCTCGCGGACGCCGCGACGGAATCGGCCAGGACCGGCAAGCCGGTCGCCGTTTCGCTGACGGAGGCTTGA
- a CDS encoding inositol monophosphatase family protein, whose product MTQAAMTSAELELRHYAVLGLVSEASRMALDYFNRSDSLGITMKGAQDWLTVADGAVEDFLRQRLAVLFPSDAIIGEEGGGEASDAVWIIDPIDGTSNFARGDRNWCISIGFLVNRVPEIGIIAAPAMEEVYCARRGQGATMNGRPIKVSGATDITRAYVELGWSTRVPAANYLAVIERGYTAGASMKRSGSGALGICHVAIGRSEAYAELHINAWDVAAGLVIAREAGAAVNDFFAGEGIAKGNPVLCCTPGLAKDLATITGIVSQRDMR is encoded by the coding sequence ATGACGCAGGCAGCGATGACATCCGCGGAACTCGAACTGCGCCATTACGCGGTGCTCGGCCTGGTCAGCGAGGCCAGCCGCATGGCGCTCGACTATTTCAACCGGAGCGACAGCCTCGGCATCACCATGAAGGGTGCGCAGGACTGGCTGACCGTTGCCGACGGCGCGGTCGAGGATTTCCTGCGCCAGCGCCTCGCCGTGCTGTTTCCCTCCGACGCGATCATCGGCGAGGAGGGCGGGGGAGAGGCCTCGGACGCGGTGTGGATCATCGACCCTATCGACGGCACCTCGAATTTCGCGCGCGGTGACCGCAACTGGTGCATCTCGATCGGCTTCCTCGTGAACCGAGTGCCCGAGATCGGCATCATCGCCGCGCCGGCTATGGAAGAAGTCTACTGCGCGCGGCGCGGGCAGGGCGCGACCATGAACGGCCGGCCGATCAAGGTCTCGGGCGCGACCGACATCACCCGTGCCTATGTCGAGCTGGGCTGGTCGACCCGGGTCCCGGCGGCCAATTATCTCGCGGTGATCGAGCGCGGCTACACCGCCGGCGCCTCGATGAAGCGCTCGGGCTCCGGGGCGCTCGGCATCTGCCACGTCGCCATCGGCCGCAGCGAAGCCTATGCCGAGCTCCATATCAACGCCTGGGACGTTGCGGCGGGCCTCGTCATCGCCCGGGAAGCGGGTGCGGCGGTCAATGATTTCTTTGCCGGCGAAGGCATTGCGAAAGGCAATCCCGTGCTGTGCTGCACGCCGGGGCTGGCGAAGGATCTCGCGACGATCACCGGCATCGTTAGCCAGCGCGATATGCGTTGA
- a CDS encoding SDR family oxidoreductase has protein sequence MSEPTSASRALAGQIAIVTGAGQGLGEAVARELAARGVAGLLLTGRSRERGEAVAASLKGEGCDARFHAVDLSDLTAVRTVVPAAERAFGRLDILVNAAGDTDRGTVFDTTPELYERIMAVNLRAPFFLIQDAAELMRRKGIAGAIVNIQSMSAHGGQPFLSAYSVSKGALATLTRNAAYGLLAHRIRVNGLNIGWMSTPGEDAIMRKRHGAQDGWLDAAAASQPFGRLLDPREVARAVAYLASAESGLMTGSNIDFDQTILGAHD, from the coding sequence GTGTCTGAACCTACATCCGCCAGCCGGGCTCTTGCCGGCCAGATCGCCATCGTCACCGGCGCGGGCCAGGGGCTCGGAGAGGCCGTGGCGCGCGAGCTTGCGGCGCGCGGCGTCGCCGGCTTGCTGCTGACCGGGCGCAGCCGCGAGCGCGGCGAGGCAGTTGCCGCGAGTCTGAAGGGCGAGGGCTGCGATGCCCGCTTCCACGCCGTCGATCTGTCCGATCTTACCGCCGTCAGGACGGTGGTGCCTGCGGCCGAGCGCGCCTTCGGCCGCCTTGATATCCTCGTCAATGCGGCTGGCGACACCGATCGTGGCACCGTCTTCGACACCACGCCGGAGCTCTACGAGCGCATCATGGCGGTCAATCTGCGCGCGCCCTTCTTCCTCATCCAGGATGCGGCCGAGCTGATGCGCCGCAAGGGGATAGCCGGCGCCATCGTCAATATCCAGTCGATGTCGGCCCATGGCGGGCAGCCCTTCCTTTCGGCCTACAGTGTCTCCAAGGGAGCGCTGGCGACGCTGACCCGCAATGCCGCCTATGGCCTGCTGGCGCACAGGATTCGCGTCAACGGCCTCAACATCGGCTGGATGTCGACGCCGGGCGAGGATGCGATCATGCGCAAGCGCCATGGCGCCCAGGATGGCTGGCTCGACGCGGCTGCCGCCTCGCAGCCCTTCGGGCGCCTGCTCGATCCGCGCGAGGTCGCGCGCGCCGTCGCCTATCTGGCGTCGGCCGAATCCGGGCTTATGACCGGCTCCAACATCGATTTCGACCAGACGATTCTGGGCGCGCACGACTGA